One Poecilia reticulata strain Guanapo linkage group LG19, Guppy_female_1.0+MT, whole genome shotgun sequence genomic window carries:
- the eme1 gene encoding crossover junction endonuclease EME1: MQMTVEDFVTLIHNYIQYISVTMNDLQNAGCLGYPVSHKNKAHLDVLRARKSQSQKRLRXAVAGEEAAGGKQKKKRRSGHAEKLPEVSRVEVEEAVVHLQLHTGVSVRFLSTWKEFSDHITMTTKAVAEAPFKRAREQTGFSFYLESEWAGGQRVDKAGKGLLQAWKRQIQQFNRVSSDVAAAILAAYPSPQLLKKAYSQCRTENEKLSLLSDLLIRRGEGVTSTTRRVGPELSKRLFLLMHSRDPEQNLDASL; this comes from the exons ATGCAGATGACGGTGGAAGACTTCGTCACTCTGATTCACAACTACATCCAA TACATCAGTGTTACTATGAATGATTTACAGAACGCTGGCTGCTTAGGGTATCCTGtcagtcataaaaataaagctcaCCTTGATGTTCTCAGGGCCCGAAAGTCTCAGAGCCAGAAGAGGCTCAGAGYGGCTGTGGCTGGGGAAGAGGCAGCGggaggaaaacagaagaaaaaacggAGGAGCGGTCACGCCGAGAAGCTGCCGGAGGTGTCCAGAGTTGAAGTGGAGGAG GCCGTGGTCCACCTCCAGCTTCACACCGGCGTCTCCGTCCGCTTCTTATCTACCTGGAAGGAGTTCTCTGACCACATCACCATGACGACCAAAGCGGTCGCCGAGGCCCCTTTCAA GAGAGCGCGAGAGCAGACCGGCTTCTCCTTTTACCTGGAGAGCGAGTGGGCGGGAGGCCAGCGGGTGGACAAAGCCGGGAAGGGCCTGCTGCAGGCGTGGAAGAGACAGATCCAGCAGTTCAACAGAGTGAGCTCAGACGTGGCRGCTGCCATCTTGGCAGCTTATCCTTCCCCGCAGCTGCTCAAGAAG GCTTACAGCCAGTGCAGGACAGAGAACGAGAAGCTCTCTCTTCTGTCCGACCTTCTGATCCGCAGAGGAGAAGGMGTCACCTCCACMACCCGACGGGTCGGTCCGGAGCTTTCCAAACGTCTTTTCCTCCTGATGCATTCCCGTGACCCCGAGCAGAATCTGGACGCCAGCCTTTAA
- the mrpl27 gene encoding large ribosomal subunit protein bL27m has protein sequence MTQFKMAALASLMLKSRAGLLVSSESYLLDSVRFASKKAGGSSKNLGGRSPGRRFGFKKVDGSFVHAGNILATQRKLRYHPGAHVGLGTNNTLFALEDGHVRFTKEVYIPPPRNPEVTRVITKLPKGAVLYKTFISVMPVKQEGKFKLVDLV, from the exons ATGACACAATTCAAAATGGCGGCGCTGGCGTCCTTGATGCTGAAGTCCAGAGCAG GTCTTCTGGTTTCCAGTGAGTCCTACCTGCTGGATTCGGTGAGGTTTGCTTCGAAGAAGGCCGGAGGCAGCTCAAAAAACCTCGGAGGGAGGAGCCCTGGCCGGAGGTTTGGCTTTAAGAAAGTGGATG GCAGCTTTGTACATGCTGGGAACATCCTTGCAACACAGAGGAAGTTAAGGTATCACCCTGGAGCACAT GTTGGCCTGGGAACCAACAACACCCTCTTTGCACTGGAGGACGGCCACGTCAGGTTCACCAAGGAGGTCTACATCCCACCGCCCCGAAACCCCGAGGTCACCCGCGTCATCACCAAGCTGCCCAAAGGAGCCGTGCTCTACAAGACCTTCATCAGCGTGATGCCAGTGAAACAGGAGGGCAAATTCAAACTGGTGGACCTGGTCTGA